Proteins encoded in a region of the Orcinus orca chromosome X, mOrcOrc1.1, whole genome shotgun sequence genome:
- the LOC101273879 gene encoding ubiquitin-like protein FUBI: MHLFVHTQELHTLEVTDQETVTQIKAHVVSLEGITTEDQVLLLECAPLEDEATLGQCWVEALSTLEVASHMIGGKVHGSMAGARKIRGQTSKVAKQEKKKMGWAKRHIQYNWCFVNIVPTFGKKKGHNANS; encoded by the coding sequence ATGCATCTCTTTGTCCACACCCAGGAGCTACACACTCTCGAGGTGACTGACCAGGAGACTGTCACCCAGATCAAAGCTCATGTAGTCTCATTGGAGGGCATCACTACAGAAGATCAAGTCCTGCTCCTGGAATGCGCACCCCTAGAGGATGAGGCTACCCTGGGCCAGTGTTGGGTGGAGGCTCTGAGCACTCTGGAAGTAGCCAGCCACATGATTGGAGGTAAAGTCCATGGTTCCATGGCCGGTGCCAGGAAAATAAGAGGTCAGACTTCCAAGGTGGCCaaacaagagaagaagaagaTGGGCTGGGCCAAGAGACATATACAGTACAACTGGTGCTTTGTGAATATTGTGCCTACCTTTGGCAAGAAGAAGGGCCATAATGCCAACTCTTAA